The region AACCTATTATAAATAGTGAAGAAAAGGAAATACCAGTTGCTACAGAAGGTTTagaaaatattaagaaaaagaaaaaaaagaagacCAAGAAAGTAGTTGATTCAGATGAAGTGTTAGAAACACAAAGTTCTTTATCTGAGAAAAAAGATTGCTTAAATACTGAAAGTGGCCACTGTATACCCTATGAATACCTTGAGGTCGATACGAAGAAAGataaaaaatcaaaaaagaaacaGGACTTACAAAAAGATGTTGTGAAGAAAAATGTAAATCATGAGAAAGGTgaaacaaagaaaaataaaaaatctaaaaagcgGCAGGACTTAGAGGAAAATGTTATGGAAAATGAAAATCGAGAAGAGGAAAATTATGTtccaaagaagaagaaaaaaaagaaaaataaaaatcatgaataagtaacattgtttttgtttttatataggtaattaCTTATAAGGTGTATTCAGGTAATTTCGGAAATTGGGTCATCCcaaaatcattcaaaaatcaCACATATTCCGTTGTAATAAGAGTCCCGTTTCGGAAATGTTCACCACTGTTTTTcctttcggaattacccgaatacaccttaagtATATTAATAGAGCATATTTCAAGGCAGGAGCCTTTATATAAGAAGGGCGGGTTTATAATCATCAACATCATAAGTTTCGTTTTTTTAGATATTCATTTCAAATCATCTTAAATGTCTTGACGTTCAATTGATAACAGCCGTGGAACGGAACATacggccgccattttgaaacgCATGCGCGCTCGGCCCCGCCTACGTCATGTTGCATAGTTTAGTGGTGTCCTGTTACGAAGCCGATTATAACGAAGCTTATCATTTCTGAAACGAATACGAGAAAAAGTAAAACAATTGGATCATTTAACTTCGGGAAAATACTCTGCAACTTCGTGTAAATAGATAACCACATGTGAGACAACAAAATTAGAAAATAACCTATCGCGCAAGATGGAAAGGATATTCAATGTATTTACCGACAGAAAAATAACTCCCTGTAAATAATTGGTGCATCACTACAACTGTCAGCTGTAAATCGTGTAAATGTCAAAATTGACAGTATATGACAGTTTACTTTGCGCACGTGTTTATGTTCAACGCTGTATTGTTTCTGTGAAATAACTGAAATTATCGGATTAATTGCGGGGGAACAATcctataataaatagaaatggTAATACACGAAGAAAGCGAGTGTCCAGTTGAAATAGCGGTGATAAGGAAACCTGAAATCCTGGAGCCGAAAAAGTATCTTATGATCAACAACCACATCCGAGAACTCATCAACAAAGAGGACAGCCCTTCAGATGCCTCCTCTAGCGACCAACTATTAGAAGAAGAAGGAAACGAAGACAGTAAAAAGCGCGGTAGGACGTCCTCAAAGAAATCGAAGAAAAGAAAAACTGATTCTGAAGATAACACAAAAGTTAACGAAATTAGTGAGAGTGATTTAACAGAACTTCGTACTGTTTACCAAAACTGTTTGGCCGTTATCAATAAAATTGAGGTCAAGTATGGGCATCTACTGAATATTGATAGACCGGGCTATAGTAGATTGCAATATGGATATAATTGTGACGGAGGTCAGAGATACAATGAATGCCACTGTACCAAGAACAAAAAGATTGTGTTTGATGATGACGGCCAACAACATACACAGGAAATTGAAGACCACATATGTCCTCCGATGCCTAAGAAGTATGCAAAACCAGCGGAGTGTAGTGTAACTACAGATAGTGAAGATTACAACTTATCCTTACCGGACGATTTGCCGAGCTTAGCGAAGTTGCTTCAGAACCCAGAATTAAATCATCGAAATAAAGTTATAGACAAAATAAAGAGCATAAAACAAGATCATTTGAATGAGCTGAGATTTAACCGGCCAGCTATAATACAAGCTATTAAGCGAGATCCAGATGAGGTGTTAGGGTTCACAGGGGTTAATTTTGCTTCCTTGCCTgggtatttataatttttaagtgTTAGTTATATAAGCCATTATTGTTTtctataataattatactcagttattttatatttttatcgtCTTTCAATTCACAAGTACAAAATGTGCCCTATACTAATATACTACTATAGAATTTCTTATGGGAAAATGTTATTATGCAAGTTATGCTAGATCAAATAAAGTGGAAACAATTTGCCAATTGGTTGTCTCCTTCCCTTCTTTCCACATTTGTGTCCCAATTTTCTGCTTCTGATTGATTCTATAAAAACTGGTACCTAGGTAGTTATTATTATAGCAAAACTGCCAATGCTTAAATTTCCTAAGATTTTTTGTCAAAGTTACTTACCTACACCCTACACTATAACTTGGTGGATTTGGTCACtttctgcattgataaaaaaattgagttgaTTGTTTTCTGCATAACTACGGTCAGTTTACaacttacggctcggccacgacatcgagcgacttgcgacggcgggagcgataaccataggttggagcgaaaggtccgatggctgtgtcacgctccaacctatggttatcgctcccgccgtcgcaagtcgctcgatgtcgtggccgagccgttaggtGTGGTATGATAAAATTTTCAGCAGAGCAGAAGACAGGAACCCATTGCCAATTAGAATATATCATAATTGTTCATAAAAGTGATaatgataaaattattaaaatttagtaCATTTTATGAGGAAAAAACGAGGATTGTATTTATGACATTCTGTATCTCAAATTGTGTTCAATACCTGTCCCAGGTATGGATGGCATCATAATTAGATTATTTGAatactattttattaaacaCCTTCAAAATAAACAGTTATACAAATAACGACTTTTTCATCATTACAACAAGGACTATTCACTACTATGAAATATATAGTATTTCTGGCACCACAAATTATAGATAACCATTGTCTGGTTCAATGATACCAAATTAGATGTGCGTATGATGAGCTATGCGTGCAATCGAATGAATACCTTATTATTTGGTGATAAGGTCTTCTGTGTGGTTGATGAACTAATTCGGTACGTTTGCATGTGGTCATATTGCAGACTGAATAATGATGTGGCCGCATACCGCTAGGGAACCTGACGGCTTTATGAAGTTACTGGAATTTTGTGTCAGGCCTTTGTTACCTCGTTAAACTTCACAgtaagtacatatggtgctactttaccgcactagtgtgataattagcacattacgtaactatgtcgaaaatgtAAAGGGCCGTACGATACATGcgcaaataggtacctaattcgcAACGtttggcgataaattaaaacacgagaATTTcgtatttttcgcacttgtaccgtaatgtactattacagtacatatggtgctactttaccgccctagtgcagTAACTACACGTATTTCTAGTGCACGTGCGTATtttgaaaatttaaagggccattaatgtacgtactgtaaaacgtacaaTACACGTACGAAAAGGTCATTCgaaactcgtgtcgatttaaaacactcccttcggtcgtgtcttaatttatcgccactcggtgcgaatttcctatttttcgcacttgtatcgtaatgtactacttaattataattaagggTGCCAATTTCTTCTGTAGATTGATTTAGTTACATATGTACCTGCAGAATTAATTTCtgttattacttaaatattttttaagactATCAAAATACCTAGATTTACGCAACTTTAGGATGCGGTTAGATAACTACCTACCTAGAGCGCCGTAATGCCATCTGGATTGTACGTACACTTGCATAGACATATAGGTATTTTGACCGTGCTAAGGTACCGCGTGTTAACTTAAAGTACTAATAGCATAGGAAACCGAAGaatttatattaggtactcaAGTATTTAGCATCATTTGAAAATCTTGTAATTTTGATGCATAACATACGTAACTATATAATTCAGGTCACGGCAAATACTCTGCTTACTCTCAGTTACGTTCAAGTCAGTAACAGTTATAGCTACATAGAGTTTGAAACCTTACGCACAAGTAGGTAACCTGCTACATCATAAGGGCTTATCCAATCGATACTCAAGGCTTGTCCCTGCTTTCCCAAGATGTTTAGTCAATACGGTCTGCCTCACGACACCTAGCACCGCTAAGTTCTGAGTAAACAAAACAGTAGTACATTTGCATAGTATTACCGCGTGGCGAATGCTTTTGTTAGTATACTTGTTAACCCGACCACTCGAAAAATAACCGAAGACTATTAAGCAGTCTTAGAGCGCTGTGGACGTTCTACTTTGGCAATATAACGCGTTACTGCCTTCTGATTTCAAACAAGGCAGTTCTGTTCTGTAATCTCATACGGCGTTGGCCCGCGTCATCATCAGACGCCGTGGACGCCTACGACAAAACCTTTGGAATacgattaaaatttaataatttaaaagtaAACCGTACGACGCGTTTGATGAGGCCTATTCAATAACAAAATTAACCAAGACACTGGCCATATGTAAAACTTAATTGACTGTTGCATTTTTcagtgttaaaaaaatatttttaaaagtttgcCTGAATTGGTTTTAGAGTGTAAAAAACAGTTAATTTAAAAATCATTTGATACCTACGTAAGATAAAAGTGTAACAACGAACATGCGAAGTGATTGATATTAATGTAACGTGATACGGTGATTGCATGATGAAATTGGATAACTTTGGATTTGAAAAACTACAGGtccgtattttttacatgtttgccaCTAAATTTTTTGTAGTaagttaagtaggtaggtatgtatgtatggaaTTTGTTGACGACATTCATCGCAGTCAAAGATAAACATGTAGGTATTATCTTACTTGATTCGTTTTCTGGCTGCCGCTAACTGGTACAATACTAATCCAcacagtataggtacctacctaaaatataAGGTTATAATTAAATTGTCTATTAAGTATAGGATGAAATGAGTCCTTTTATGCCCTCGTAAAATTTATCGctacaaaaaaatgttttagctttagataaattaataaatttggCACGATGGTTTACCTAAGGTGATTTAGAGTTTGTTATCGATTTGTTAATTTTTGTTGGAGTTTTATACCGTGAACTCTAATCTtacgttgtttttttataaccCGGTGGATTGTATAATGTGCCATACCATGACGTATAATTCGTAACACTGATGAATTTAATTATAGAAGAAACCACAGATCAGGAGAAAGTGGTCACTAACCGTTGTTATATTAGTTCGTATACGTTGTCAGGATTATAATGCAGCTATCCATAATAACGAGAAGATGAATTAATATGACTGAAGCAAAAAATAAGTTTAGTCATCTATACTCTATACCATTTTCCCGCCTTTTGTCTGTATGAGCTTTGGCATTTATATAACAAAGTGTGCATGACCATGCTAAAGCTGCATGGCATTTGTTAacgtagagtcagaccaagaaaagtctgcagcggatttgatagcccacgcagtgcaagtgtcatttatacgtaataatttcatagaagtttgacgtttaaaataacacgtgcactgcgtgggctatcaaatccactgcagacttttcatggactgactctagatGGAAATTTCATCATAAAGacataaacgtcaaatttctatgataaTATTGTTCTGCCGTAGTCGTACGTATGGCCACTATAATACCTACTGACCtctctaatttatttacaaaaaagtgCCGGCTCTTTTAGCCGCGTATTTTCAGAGATGCGTTCCTATAATTCCCATTAGCCAATAGAGGtcataaattattcttatttaattgaaatacgtaggtatatttagaaaaaaatgaatcGTTGGTATTATTATGCTAAGCCACTGCTAAGCTAATATGCCAATAGCTGAACTCTATTAGAACCTTTTAACTGACTCATTTGGCAGATATTTTTAACTGTAGGAACTTACTAGGGATAGGTACACAAGAATCACCCGCTTTTAGATTAAATCTCAACATATGACAAGAAATTAACTGATGAATGTATCTACTTATCCTCATCTCAAGCGGTAGGCGCATTATGCCGGCTGTACACTCTCGGCGAGACAtcccgagacaggccgagagCGAGTGTGTAGAGACTGCTCTCGTCTCGTCTCGTCTCGCCGTTCTCCGATTGCGGTCGGTTTTTTGCGGCCGAGTCAAAGGGTCTCGCTGCTCCCGCGAGGGCAGcgagcaaagaatataatactcactaggagaagaacggtaactccatacaaaaaaatgtccccaaccgtttatacgtttatactagtggcgccgtcgttgtgtaccaatggaactaaagttgacaaccggtttagcctggcgggtattggtaggtagtaattctgttgataaacatatttgttattttcatatcacgaaatatatgaaagatgcaaatattaccccttgtttgtggtattatcaattaatttaaataaaaggcatatttatgtttataagttttataacattgtattattttatttatttaaaaaatgttttacatatagaaatatacactgaaaattaaaccctggcaacttaataaaaaaatagacattaataaagcgcattcacaaagttttcagtataatacaaataactttaggcatgcctacctattacactttacacacacagatacactacactttacacacggcattttacacagatttccaacttgtattcatacatttcttcacggttaattaatacgctttccagatgcgttatgacgcggttccttctgaacccactaaagctatgaatttcactcagatatgtatcttcaacagccgttgctccgcatttagcacattttctatgtgcattgctgtaatccatgtaggtacagacttacagagtcttaagtggtagtaccgctacgttgtatttattatttaaagatttaataactaaaattttcgttatgaactttaaccacagcagttggacagagtcattgacaaatatatttttttattatggtgggtagacgtacctaccctccatatattttatgaacattgataaagacagttggaagcaaatattcattataaaacttaatcgcttGTAGTTAAGTTTTAACTGTTTttagtcccgttttatgattaataatgtaaaaaaatcgtgaaaatttacatcttagttgggagcaatgttgctgtagaaaaatgtttttatttgattactggcaactttttctaggaggccaaagcacacatagaagcttcaggcgcatacatgcgcaattatttggggacataactttcttaggaagtgaacaggccttggcaGCGAGGCAGAGCatgtaaagtctatttcaatagaacttgctaataactatgtaaacaaaccgccatattgaaattgtctctgaatgatgaatttactagtgatgggcaagactcctacttactactttactaatgtcaaaccatatcgaataataaaataccaacagtaaaaaacaagtagttacttatttttaatttgtttaatcacgatcagaagacaaattagtacttaagcatgatgtattgatgtattttataaccgcggcggtaggtacagagcgtgggttgggtagtgtgtagcgggtttaatatcacaaactttagtcacaacactacccatcatagacaattgtagaatttaaaagaaaaaataccgtcattccaacaggtcctaataacctaacttatgaacccattttaaacttttaattaaatatccaagatatagttatatatttatgtattttacggaacggaccgtgtcaatagtgtatatgtgtatggtttcaatggtatttgatgaggtggtgtgaaaattgaaagaaaaacagtgataaaacaaagttacgttgtttgtttacatagttagcaagttctattgaaatagactttacacTCATTgttaaaacagagatttgtgtaaCTACCCGACAAAAATCTATGAACAAATTGGGGGTAGACGTCACAAATGCAAATTACCACCACCcgtatgttaaatattattatcaatAATTACCCAGTGTGTTTCTGTAAAGACGCGTTTTGGTGATCAGCCGTTAAAATGTGGTCCAACGAGACTGAAttgcagtttttagaattttaccCTATGGAACCCAAAAGATGTGAAACATAAAGATAAGCAATATATCTACGATGCTTGGGTCCGAATAAGTGAGCTAATTGATTTGGGTTATTTTGCGGTGCATAGTAACCATCCACTACCTCCTTCTTCTCCATggcttagtattttttttaatgatatacgCCTAAATCATTATAGTAGCTAGCAGCACAGAGGCAAATCGCAGCAACAGTTTCTGTGCATCGTGGCGGGCATCCGCGGTTTAAATGATTCAACGAGTGTGTACATGGTGTGCTGTCGTCGACAGCTTCTCGCCCGAGACTctcggcgagaggctctcgCCGAGCGTGTACAGCCGGCATTAGAGGCATGCATTTTGATTTCTAGGTGAATGGGTGGTCGAGGCTTCATTTTCTGCTAGAACTCGTACCTACACCTACTTGCATATAAATACGTTGCCCAAGTAGGTTTCTAATGACTGTTTGTCTAGTTGTTTTGCCTCGTACCTAATAATCGTTTTTGTTCTGTTTTCGGAACAGTTAGACATTTTCGGTTAGTGTATTTATGAGACAAGCCATTCCTAAATAGCATGGTGTCATGGATTCTAGCACAAATAGGTGCAGTATGTTTTAAGGAATTATGTCAAATGAAGTTAATAGGAAATTAATAAATAGGCATTAGGTTTTGAGATAGACATACCTAGgtatcccatacaaccatttccagtcgccgttacgacgcggtgttgacacatcttgtgtcgacaccgtctgtttcggtcacaattccagtcgcagagtcgtcgccgtgtcgacacagttaccagaaatggggaagggtcgacacatgacacaaagtgacataaagtgtggtcgccgtgtgcacacattgtttcgggtttgcgactactttatgccaaaatcattcgttcattcgttcattttgttcctgtcaaatggaaactgtcagatggaaaaatacttaaataaaaataagtgacattaatacgccatctctaaaacggattacaagacgtaattatatattgtttgcatttatattacaataggacttaaattattatggggaattaaactgctcgagtgatttgataaactaagtgtaatataatcaacgcgccaccacattgttttagtttagccggaaatgaaattgtttacttctcagtgcctgtgttcataactatattatttgaagcatttttagtacttcgatgcgtatactatacttaaataacagaaataacgctttacatactacgaaacttgttaattatgatgtataaatatggtttaaggctgagaaatattgcagtcacaaagtagttgcaatgtttcgactttgtgtcgactctgtgttgacacatgacacgcgctgtcaaaagtaataacaaagttactggtatgttactggatttgcaaaatggctccttgtgttgatttgttttcagatattctcaaagtgtaaaaatgccgtggtcagagatgggcattaatcgattaactgtttattcgactaattaatggaataaaaaagttaattctcaaattttaatcgcgattagtttagtcgacctaacatagattgaaattgaattaatctgaatattaatcgaataaattatcgattaaatctcgattgaaagttgacagggggccatttttgtacgtaaaaataatagaaatgtcttgcatgcagatggtagcaaaacactttgtcataaaagtcgagatgggtgtcgatatataggttttagggagtgccgatttcgaaaataatgaccattttggaatccgaaatggcggccatgcactgtgtcataaaagtcgtcatggatgtcgttttatacgttttagggggccccaattttgaaaatgatgaccattttggaatccaaaatggcggccatgcactatgccataaaagtcgtcatgggtgtcgttttataggttttagggggcgcagatttcgaaaatgatgaccattttggattccaagatggcggccatgcactatgtcataaaagtcgtcatggatgtcgttttataggttttagggggctccgatttagaaaatgatgaccattttgaaatccaaaatggcggccatgcactatgtcataaaagtcgtcatgggtgtcgttttataggttttggggggcgcagatttagaaaatgataaccattttggattccaaaatggcggccatgcactatgtcataaaagtcgtcatgggtgtcgttttataggttttagggggcgcagatttcgaaaatgataaccattttgaattccaagatggcggccatgcactatgtcataaaagtcgtcatgtatgtcgttttataggttttagggggtcacgctttcgaaaatgatgaccattttggaatccaaaatggcggccatgcactatgtcataaaagtcgtcatgggtgtcgttttataggttttggggggcgcagatttcgaaaatgatgactattttggattccaagatggcggccatgcactatgtcataaaagtcgtcatggatgtcgttttataggttttagggggcgcagatttcgaaaatgataacattttcaatttcaaaatggcggcaatgcactatgtcataaaactcgtcatggatatcgttttataggttttagggggcgcagatttcgaaaatgataacattttcaatttcaaaatggcggcaatgcactatgtcataaaagtcgtcatggatatcgttttataggttttagggggcgcagatttcgaaaatgatgactattttggattccacttttatgacaaaatacgtagccgccatcttggattataaaatgatcatcgttttcgaattctgcactccctaaaacctataaatcgacatccgtgacgacgcaagttatctttattttcagatctaacaaattgctacagaatacaaaggacaaaaaagaagcgaggaggtaatgaaacaagcaaaaatacagatgattcctcgacgcaattgggtgattcttaaattgtgtccagattttttttttcataaaagtttttatttttcacatattactctcacaagttccgtgacatttcgaccttgtaattttttaagtaaatgtttttgtttatctatgaggatctcactagaatagtataatcaaggtatgtttatatttgatgaatgaaatagtaacgcaaaaaaaaatatatttgtgtcttatattcctgccgaagacttttattttaccttttccttctacacaagtttggccaagtaataagaatttagggctctcaattttattttgacttctacaacagtaaagctacgctacgaggccatgtttggtatcgttttcgtataaattcgcagtaccaaatttagttagggtatcacattgacaccattccgaagtaaaaacatataaacttattaaaatactttcttttaaactcctcttcacgcttaaactgctgaacagttttaatttaaatttggtacacatatattttgagtcccgagacaggatataataagttatctcaaaaatcatcctttaaaggtgtgaaatgaggtgtaggggggaattcagaattgacttcttgaagttaatactgtttaagtttcggtttgaagtcatgttttttcatcatttttaactaaatcaaagatgtagaccatcccaaatttcatataaatcggtttagcggtgattgatttcccgtacaaatttccacgccacttttcacaccttcaaaagatgattttggttataagatctatcctatgtcctgttccgggacgtaaactatttctataccaaatttcaacgaaatcggttcagcggttaagcgtcaagaagagtttcaaaaaaaccggccaagtgcgagtcggactcgcgtattaagggttccgtacattaagtccgactcgcgtttgactgcacatttctaataggttttcctgtcatctataggtaaagaactattttgtgtattcagacggacatacatacagacgcacgagtgatcctataagggttccgttttttccttttgaggtacggaaccctaaaaagatttatttttattttgtggaatggtgtcaatgtgatatcttaaatggattcagcaccccagatttatacgaaaacgataccaaacacggcctagcaccttcactgatatagatatatcaagataaaattgagagccctaaataaactttcaagagcggatatctcaaaaactattcaacatatcgaaaaaattgattgaataaacttgtaacaaattaaattaactttcattttgtataagtggccatgtcgctgagatgcatagtttccgagatataatcgaaaaacgggaaaatgggaccttcaaagccccctctctcccccccgctcaagggctacggccggggacttttgatatgttcacctcctaacttgtcaaaccgagttacggagtcaaaaattgtgttccgagcatttccctctacaacttttggagcattcgttgcctgacctaagtagcttattgaatttctttaaaaacttttctgtaaaaggttgacgggtgttgggtgtttatatggtttcggtcgattattatcatttgcattgcccatgatgacttactagaattacgagcacacgagacactaatagtagtttgacaaaccttggttttcaagaggtattttatattgacatttgctgtcacaaatttgctgtcagatttagtcgcaaaccgcacgcaaagtgcacacaaatgtgtcgacaccttgttacggaaaagtgtagacacggcgacgacactttgtttcgaaacaattctagacacattgtgtggactctgttacgacacatctgacatttagttaccactttgtgattctgcgactggaatggttatatgggattATTCAGGTCACCAAAAAAAGAGTAGGTATTAATCTTTATTTTTGTACTTTATGCATTCCGTTGAATGAAAGATCTTAAATTGTCTATCTGGTCGTCCCCAGGCCATCTCCCGCATAATGAGTCACTCATATAGAATACGTTCTTAACGTTTTTATTAAACGGGCCTCGATTAAGTTTAAGTTAGTTACCTAATTTTTTTAAGCTAATATTTTTGCAAATGCGTTCCTTTTATTGccctaaaaaaattaaagtgcATGCAGGCGGGATCCGGGATGAGTCACACTTACGATGAATGAAACATTATCCAGTTTGTATTTATCAAATGTTACGGTTAACATGTGGGCGTACTAGGTATCTGATTCCAAATTATGCTGGTATTGCAAGTGCAATCCCACTCTTACGTAGGATAGACATCATTATTCTCTATCACCTACATATAGGTAAACCATGGGTAAACCTGTGACTAAAACAGCTTTGTAAAAACCGTTAGGTACTTGTTAGAAATTGAGTTTCcttttagagtctgtgcggaaacagAAGAGTCGTGACGTGGAATGTAGGTATGGGACCCAAATGGCcaaatacattccacgactcttcgctttccg is a window of Cydia splendana chromosome 1, ilCydSple1.2, whole genome shotgun sequence DNA encoding:
- the LOC134794562 gene encoding uncharacterized protein LOC134794562; the protein is MVIHEESECPVEIAVIRKPEILEPKKYLMINNHIRELINKEDSPSDASSSDQLLEEEGNEDSKKRGRTSSKKSKKRKTDSEDNTKVNEISESDLTELRTVYQNCLAVINKIEVKYGHLLNIDRPGYSRLQYGYNCDGGQRYNECHCTKNKKIVFDDDGQQHTQEIEDHICPPMPKKYAKPAECSVTTDSEDYNLSLPDDLPSLAKLLQNPELNHRNKVIDKIKSIKQDHLNELRFNRPAIIQAIKRDPDEVLGFTGVNFASLPGYL